A stretch of the Aminipila terrae genome encodes the following:
- the rpsD gene encoding 30S ribosomal protein S4 gives MARYTDANCRLCRREGQKLFLKGERCYSSKCAIDRRNYAPGQHGQARKKMSEYGLQLREKQKAKRFYGLLETQFRNLFDKAAKKKGITGENLLIMLETRLDNVVFRMGFASSRKEARQLVTHGHFTLNGNKVDIPSLEVKAGDVIRVKEKSQNSPKFKEVKEMAISVPSWITVDVEKLEGKVVAIPRREDIDTPIAEHLIVELYSK, from the coding sequence ATGGCAAGATATACAGATGCTAACTGCAGATTATGCAGAAGAGAAGGTCAGAAACTTTTCTTAAAGGGCGAGAGATGTTATAGCTCAAAATGCGCTATCGATAGAAGAAATTACGCTCCTGGACAACATGGTCAGGCAAGAAAGAAAATGTCTGAATATGGACTTCAGTTAAGAGAAAAGCAGAAAGCTAAGAGATTCTATGGTTTATTAGAAACTCAGTTTAGAAATTTATTTGATAAAGCTGCTAAGAAGAAGGGAATCACTGGTGAAAACCTTCTGATTATGCTTGAAACAAGACTTGATAATGTTGTGTTCAGAATGGGATTCGCATCATCAAGAAAAGAAGCAAGACAGCTTGTAACACATGGACACTTTACTTTAAATGGAAATAAGGTTGATATTCCTTCACTTGAAGTAAAGGCTGGAGATGTGATCAGAGTTAAGGAAAAGAGTCAGAACTCACCTAAATTCAAGGAAGTTAAAGAAATGGCAATCAGTGTACCATCATGGATTACTGTTGATGTTGAAAAGCTTGAAGGAAAGGTTGTTGCTATTCCTAGAAGAGAAGATATCGATACTCCGATTGCAGAGCATCTAATCGTCGAATTATATTCCAAATAA
- the rpsK gene encoding 30S ribosomal protein S11 — MAKTVKKTVRKKRRERKNIEKGQAHIQSTFNNTLVTLTDLNGNALSWSSAGALGFKGSRKSTPFAAQMAAEEAAKAAMEHGLKTVEVYVKGPGSGREAAIRALQAAGLEINMIKDITPIPHNGCRPPKRRRV, encoded by the coding sequence ATGGCTAAGACTGTAAAGAAAACAGTAAGAAAAAAGAGAAGAGAACGTAAGAACATTGAAAAAGGCCAGGCACATATCCAATCCACCTTTAACAATACTCTTGTTACTCTTACAGATTTAAACGGAAATGCATTATCATGGTCAAGTGCAGGAGCTCTTGGATTCAAGGGATCAAGGAAATCAACTCCTTTCGCAGCTCAGATGGCTGCTGAAGAAGCTGCTAAAGCTGCAATGGAACATGGCCTGAAGACAGTAGAAGTATACGTAAAGGGCCCAGGTTCCGGACGTGAAGCTGCTATCAGAGCATTACAAGCTGCTGGTCTTGAAATCAATATGATTAAGGATATTACACCAATTCCTCATAATGGTTGCAGACCACCAAAGAGAAGAAGAGTCTAA
- the rpsM gene encoding 30S ribosomal protein S13: MARIAGVDLPREKRVEIGLTYIFGIGRKTSNAILEKAGINPDTRVKDLTEDEAGKIRKIIEQEYLVEGDLRREVSLNIKRLMEIGCYRGIRHRRGLPVRGQKTKTNARTRKGPKKTVGRKKKK, encoded by the coding sequence ATGGCTCGTATAGCCGGAGTAGATTTACCTAGAGAAAAAAGAGTAGAAATTGGTCTGACTTACATTTTTGGTATTGGAAGAAAGACATCAAATGCTATTCTAGAAAAGGCAGGCATCAATCCTGACACAAGAGTTAAAGATTTAACTGAGGATGAGGCTGGTAAGATCAGAAAAATCATTGAGCAGGAATACCTTGTAGAAGGTGATTTAAGAAGAGAAGTTTCTTTAAATATCAAGAGACTTATGGAAATTGGCTGCTACAGAGGTATCAGACATAGAAGAGGTCTTCCTGTTAGAGGACAGAAAACTAAGACAAATGCCAGAACTAGAAAAGGTCCTAAGAAGACTGTAGGTAGAAAGAAGAAGAAGTAA
- the rpmJ gene encoding 50S ribosomal protein L36: MKVRASVKPICEKCKIIKRNGKVMVICENPKHKQKQG; this comes from the coding sequence ATGAAAGTTAGAGCATCAGTTAAACCAATCTGCGAAAAGTGCAAGATAATCAAGAGAAACGGTAAAGTAATGGTTATCTGTGAAAACCCAAAGCACAAGCAGAAACAAGGTTAA
- the infA gene encoding translation initiation factor IF-1 encodes MAKKDVIEVLGTVVDAQPNAMFVVKLENGYEVLAHISGKIRMNFIRILPGDKVKVELSPYDLTRGRITWRDK; translated from the coding sequence ATGGCGAAAAAAGACGTCATCGAAGTATTGGGTACCGTTGTAGATGCTCAGCCAAACGCAATGTTTGTGGTTAAGCTTGAAAATGGATACGAAGTACTTGCACACATTTCAGGAAAAATAAGAATGAACTTCATCAGAATTCTTCCTGGAGATAAGGTTAAGGTTGAATTATCACCTTATGACCTGACTCGCGGAAGAATTACATGGAGAGATAAATAA
- the map gene encoding type I methionyl aminopeptidase, whose amino-acid sequence MIIIKSEQEIDIMRESGKVTGYILRELENFIKPGMSTMDVNNFVENIILKNHMIPTFKGYCDYPAAACVSVNDEVVHGIPSKKRILQEGDIVSVDVGSTYKGYVSDAARTYAVGNISEEAAKLIRVTRESFFEGLKFCKVGYRLSDISHAIQMKAEEGGFSVIRDFVGHGVGRNMHEEPQIPNYGKPGRGPRLASGMVFAIEPMINQGDYEVEVLLDDWTVVTVDGKLSAHYENTVVITDGEPELLTL is encoded by the coding sequence ATGATCATCATCAAATCAGAACAAGAGATTGACATAATGCGCGAATCCGGTAAGGTTACAGGCTACATTCTGAGGGAATTGGAGAATTTTATAAAGCCAGGTATGTCTACTATGGACGTAAATAACTTTGTAGAAAATATCATCCTTAAAAATCATATGATCCCTACTTTTAAAGGATATTGTGATTATCCAGCGGCTGCATGTGTATCTGTTAACGATGAAGTAGTTCATGGAATTCCTTCAAAGAAAAGGATACTTCAAGAGGGAGACATAGTCAGTGTAGATGTAGGCTCTACCTATAAGGGATATGTAAGCGATGCTGCAAGAACTTATGCTGTAGGAAATATCAGCGAAGAAGCTGCAAAATTAATACGAGTTACAAGAGAAAGCTTTTTTGAAGGCCTGAAATTCTGTAAAGTCGGATACAGGCTTTCGGATATATCGCATGCTATTCAGATGAAAGCGGAAGAGGGTGGCTTCTCTGTAATAAGAGATTTTGTAGGTCATGGTGTTGGAAGAAATATGCATGAAGAGCCGCAGATTCCAAACTACGGTAAACCGGGCAGAGGCCCAAGGTTGGCCAGTGGCATGGTATTTGCCATAGAACCAATGATCAATCAGGGTGATTATGAAGTTGAAGTACTATTGGACGATTGGACGGTAGTTACTGTGGATGGCAAACTATCAGCACATTATGAAAATACTGTTGTTATTACAGATGGTGAGCCTGAGTTGCTTACCTTATAA
- a CDS encoding adenylate kinase, translating to MNLILLGPPGAGKGTQATRIIEKYGIPHISTGDIFRKNIKEGTALGKKAQEYMNKGELVPDDLVIEIATTRLLEDDCKEGFLLDGFPRTVYQAEKLDEFLADHGKKIDKVLDIAVEKEELMVRLIGRRVCRACGATYHVVNMPPAKDGVCDVCGGELYQRSDDTEATVANRIEVYNSQTMPLVDYYTKKGNIAHIDGAAGLDNVFTAIVNVLGE from the coding sequence ATGAATTTAATTTTATTAGGCCCTCCGGGTGCAGGAAAAGGCACACAGGCGACCAGAATAATAGAAAAATATGGAATTCCGCATATATCTACTGGCGATATATTCAGAAAAAATATAAAGGAAGGAACTGCCCTTGGAAAGAAAGCTCAAGAGTATATGAACAAGGGCGAGCTTGTTCCTGATGATCTAGTAATAGAAATAGCGACGACCAGATTACTGGAGGATGACTGTAAAGAAGGATTTCTTCTTGATGGATTCCCTAGAACTGTTTATCAGGCCGAAAAATTAGATGAGTTTTTAGCTGATCACGGTAAAAAAATAGATAAAGTTTTAGATATCGCAGTTGAAAAAGAAGAGCTAATGGTTCGATTGATTGGCAGGAGAGTCTGCAGAGCATGTGGGGCAACTTACCATGTTGTAAATATGCCTCCTGCAAAAGATGGGGTCTGTGATGTTTGTGGTGGTGAATTATATCAGAGAAGCGATGATACAGAAGCCACAGTAGCAAACAGGATTGAAGTTTACAATTCACAGACAATGCCGCTAGTTGACTACTACACTAAAAAGGGAAATATTGCCCACATTGATGGAGCAGCCGGCCTTGACAACGTATTTACTGCTATTGTAAACGTGTTAGGAGAATAA
- the secY gene encoding preprotein translocase subunit SecY, producing the protein MFGTIAHAWKIADIRRKMVFTLLMLVVYRVGSNIPVPGINRDVLSQMFHGGTGLFGLFDLFSGGSFSNFTIFALSITPYITASIILQLLTIAIPSLERLAKEGTEGKKKIAQYTRYLTVVLAFVQAIGLSIGLFRKALISTDFFSVAVIVLTLSAGTAFLMWLGEQINENGIGNGISLIIFGGIIARIPSAIHTNWAKFTAGELGMVTVLLFFAFAAVVIVGIIEIQQGQRRIPVQYAKRVVGRKMYGGQSTHIPLKVNQAGVIPVIFSLSLLQFPLTITYFAPNSGFTAIVTKWLSPHGDPGVWIYTAFNILLIIFFTYFYTAVTFNPLEVANNMKANGGFIPGIRPGKPTVEYLNKVMTRITFVGAIFLAIIATLPTLLSNFTAIDARFGGTSLLIAVGVGLDTMKQLENQMVMRNYQGFLK; encoded by the coding sequence ATGTTTGGAACAATCGCCCACGCATGGAAAATTGCAGATATTAGAAGAAAAATGGTTTTTACTCTTTTAATGCTGGTAGTTTACAGGGTGGGTTCAAATATTCCGGTTCCTGGCATTAACAGAGATGTTCTTTCTCAGATGTTTCATGGCGGAACAGGATTGTTTGGCTTGTTTGACTTATTCTCTGGAGGATCTTTCAGTAATTTTACTATATTTGCTTTAAGTATCACTCCTTATATCACTGCATCAATTATTTTACAATTATTAACCATTGCTATTCCTTCCTTGGAAAGACTTGCTAAAGAAGGAACAGAAGGTAAGAAAAAAATTGCGCAGTACACCAGATATCTGACGGTTGTACTTGCATTTGTTCAGGCCATCGGCCTGTCCATTGGTTTGTTCAGAAAAGCATTGATCAGCACTGATTTCTTCTCAGTAGCTGTTATCGTACTTACCCTTTCAGCTGGTACTGCATTCTTAATGTGGTTGGGTGAACAAATCAATGAAAATGGTATTGGAAACGGTATTTCACTGATTATCTTCGGTGGTATTATTGCAAGAATACCAAGTGCGATTCATACAAACTGGGCTAAGTTTACTGCTGGCGAACTGGGAATGGTTACAGTATTACTGTTCTTCGCTTTTGCAGCAGTAGTTATAGTAGGAATCATTGAAATACAACAGGGCCAGAGAAGGATTCCTGTACAGTATGCAAAAAGAGTAGTGGGAAGAAAGATGTACGGCGGACAGTCAACGCACATTCCGCTAAAAGTAAATCAGGCTGGTGTTATTCCAGTTATTTTCTCTCTTTCATTATTACAGTTCCCACTGACAATAACATACTTTGCCCCTAACTCAGGATTTACTGCGATTGTTACAAAATGGCTTTCACCGCATGGTGATCCGGGGGTATGGATTTATACTGCATTCAATATTCTGCTGATTATATTCTTTACTTACTTCTATACTGCGGTTACTTTTAACCCTCTTGAAGTGGCAAATAATATGAAGGCAAATGGTGGGTTTATTCCTGGTATCAGACCTGGAAAGCCAACTGTTGAATATTTAAATAAAGTAATGACAAGAATTACTTTTGTAGGTGCTATATTCCTTGCTATTATTGCTACACTGCCAACATTACTTAGCAACTTTACTGCGATTGACGCCAGATTTGGCGGAACATCTTTGCTGATTGCAGTTGGTGTTGGATTGGATACAATGAAACAGTTAGAAAACCAGATGGTAATGAGAAATTACCAGGGATTCTTAAAATAG
- the rplO gene encoding 50S ribosomal protein L15: MKLHELRAAEGSTKNRKRRGRGTATGQGKTGGRGMNGQNSRSGGGVRLGFEGGQMPLYRRIPKRGFTNIWRTEYTILNVDDLNRFEAGTVITPELLKEAGMVKQVKDGIKILGEGTLEKGVTVKAHKFSKTAIEKIESAGGKAEVI; this comes from the coding sequence ATGAAACTGCATGAATTAAGAGCAGCCGAGGGTTCAACTAAGAACCGTAAGAGAAGAGGCCGTGGTACCGCTACAGGTCAGGGTAAAACTGGCGGTAGAGGTATGAATGGCCAGAACTCCAGAAGTGGCGGCGGTGTCAGACTTGGCTTTGAAGGCGGTCAGATGCCATTATACAGAAGAATTCCAAAAAGAGGTTTTACTAATATTTGGAGAACAGAATACACAATTCTAAACGTTGATGATTTAAATAGATTTGAAGCGGGTACTGTTATCACTCCTGAACTTTTAAAAGAAGCAGGAATGGTAAAGCAGGTTAAAGACGGAATTAAGATTCTGGGTGAAGGAACTCTTGAAAAAGGAGTAACTGTTAAGGCTCACAAATTTAGCAAAACAGCAATAGAAAAAATTGAGTCTGCCGGAGGAAAGGCAGAGGTGATCTAA
- the rpmD gene encoding 50S ribosomal protein L30: MAKMIKVTLTKSTIGALPQHKKIVEALGLKKMHSSNEMPDCPQARGAIKKVEHLVTVEEL, encoded by the coding sequence ATGGCTAAGATGATTAAAGTAACTTTAACAAAGAGTACAATTGGAGCGCTTCCTCAGCACAAAAAAATTGTTGAAGCTTTAGGTTTAAAGAAGATGCACAGTTCAAACGAAATGCCTGATTGCCCACAAGCACGTGGCGCTATAAAAAAGGTTGAGCATCTTGTGACTGTAGAAGAACTGTAG
- the rpsE gene encoding 30S ribosomal protein S5 has protein sequence MRQNIIDASKLDLKETIVNIRRVAKTVKGGRNMRFSVSVVVGNGEGYVGVGLGKAQEIPEAVRKAIEDAKKNLVYVPTVGTTIPHRTLGTFGAGNVLIMPAAPGTGVIAGSSVRMVLEAAGLKDVRAKSIGSSNTVNMAYATLEGLRGLKTVEQISRLRGKTKEEILG, from the coding sequence ATGCGACAAAATATTATTGATGCATCCAAGCTAGACTTAAAGGAAACTATCGTTAACATCAGACGTGTTGCTAAGACTGTTAAGGGTGGTAGAAATATGAGATTCAGCGTATCCGTCGTTGTTGGTAATGGTGAAGGATACGTTGGCGTAGGTCTTGGAAAGGCTCAGGAAATTCCTGAAGCTGTAAGAAAAGCTATCGAAGATGCAAAGAAAAATTTAGTATATGTTCCGACAGTAGGAACAACAATCCCACACAGAACTTTAGGAACATTCGGCGCAGGTAATGTTTTAATCATGCCGGCTGCTCCAGGTACTGGAGTTATCGCAGGTTCATCTGTACGTATGGTACTGGAAGCTGCTGGATTGAAAGACGTTAGAGCTAAGTCTATCGGTTCAAGTAATACCGTAAATATGGCTTATGCTACACTGGAGGGTCTTAGAGGCTTAAAGACTGTTGAACAGATCAGCAGATTAAGAGGAAAGACTAAAGAAGAAATTTTAGGATAG
- the rplR gene encoding 50S ribosomal protein L18, with protein sequence MAKESKNDRRVARHERVRKHLHGTPERPRLCVYRSLKNISVQVIDDVNGVTLAAASTADKELKAQCAYGGNKEAAKLVGEAIAKRAIAKGIETVCFDRGGYLYHGRVQELAEAAREAGLKF encoded by the coding sequence ATGGCAAAAGAAAGTAAAAATGATAGACGAGTAGCTAGACATGAAAGAGTAAGAAAGCACTTACATGGAACTCCTGAAAGACCAAGACTTTGCGTTTACAGAAGCCTTAAGAATATCTCTGTACAGGTAATTGATGATGTAAATGGTGTTACACTTGCAGCAGCATCAACAGCTGATAAAGAATTAAAGGCTCAGTGTGCTTATGGTGGTAACAAGGAAGCTGCTAAGTTAGTTGGAGAAGCTATTGCTAAGAGAGCAATTGCTAAGGGAATCGAAACTGTATGCTTTGACAGAGGTGGATATTTATATCACGGAAGAGTACAGGAATTAGCAGAAGCTGCACGTGAAGCAGGATTGAAATTCTAA
- the rplF gene encoding 50S ribosomal protein L6 — protein sequence MSRIGKLPVNLPSGVEVKVDSNNVVTVKGPKGQLSEPVSKLVKVEIADGVLTVTRDGDNKSSREQHGLARTLINNMVTGVTAGYEKKLQLVGVGYKAEKKGKTLVMNLGYSHPVEMEDPEGITTEVTSPTEVIVKGIDKALVGNYTANIRKWRRPEPYKAKGIRYEGEVIRRKEGKTGKK from the coding sequence ATGTCAAGAATAGGTAAATTACCTGTTAACCTTCCTTCAGGCGTAGAGGTTAAGGTTGACAGCAACAATGTGGTTACTGTAAAGGGACCTAAGGGTCAGCTTTCAGAACCAGTTAGCAAGCTGGTAAAAGTTGAGATTGCTGATGGAGTTCTTACGGTTACCAGAGATGGTGATAACAAGAGCTCAAGAGAGCAGCATGGACTGGCAAGAACTCTTATTAACAATATGGTTACAGGAGTTACTGCTGGATATGAAAAGAAGCTTCAATTGGTTGGTGTTGGTTATAAGGCAGAAAAGAAGGGCAAGACTCTTGTTATGAACCTTGGATACTCACATCCAGTTGAAATGGAAGATCCTGAAGGAATCACTACTGAAGTTACTTCACCTACTGAAGTAATTGTTAAGGGTATTGATAAGGCCTTAGTTGGAAACTATACTGCTAATATCAGAAAATGGAGACGTCCTGAACCATATAAGGCTAAGGGTATTCGTTATGAAGGCGAAGTTATCCGTCGTAAAGAAGGAAAGACTGGTAAAAAATAA
- the rpsH gene encoding 30S ribosomal protein S8: MTMTDPIADMLTRIRNANTVGHTTVDIPASKMKKSIAGILTEEGYIKGYDVIEDDKQGTIRVQMKYGAEKERVISGIKKISKPGLKVYAKADEVPRVLGGLGIAIISTSNGVISDKEARRLGIGGEVICYVW, encoded by the coding sequence ATGACAATGACAGATCCAATAGCAGATATGCTAACAAGAATCAGAAATGCCAATACTGTAGGACATACAACAGTTGATATTCCTGCATCAAAAATGAAGAAGTCAATCGCAGGCATCTTAACTGAAGAAGGATATATTAAAGGCTATGACGTTATTGAAGACGACAAGCAGGGCACTATCAGAGTTCAGATGAAATATGGTGCTGAAAAGGAAAGAGTTATTAGTGGAATCAAAAAGATTTCAAAGCCAGGTTTAAAAGTTTATGCTAAGGCTGACGAAGTACCAAGAGTACTGGGAGGCCTGGGTATCGCTATTATTTCAACTTCAAATGGAGTAATCAGTGATAAAGAAGCAAGAAGACTTGGAATCGGCGGAGAAGTAATCTGTTACGTTTGGTAG
- a CDS encoding type Z 30S ribosomal protein S14 — MAKTSLKVKQARKPKFSTRAYTRCKICGRPHSVLRKYGICRICFRELAYKGEIPGVKKASW, encoded by the coding sequence ATGGCAAAGACATCTCTCAAAGTAAAACAGGCTAGAAAACCTAAGTTTTCTACTCGTGCTTATACAAGATGCAAGATTTGCGGAAGACCACATTCTGTATTAAGAAAGTATGGTATCTGCCGAATCTGTTTCAGAGAACTTGCTTATAAGGGAGAAATCCCAGGCGTTAAAAAAGCAAGCTGGTAA
- the rplE gene encoding 50S ribosomal protein L5, producing MTARLRETYKSEVFKAMMDKHGYKNVMEVPVLEKITINMGLGEAKENAKIMETAVEELAIISGQRPVITKSKKSIANFKVRQGMPVGAKVTLRGDNMFEFADKLFNIALPRVRDFKGVSKNSFDGRGNYSMGIKEQLIFPEIEFDKVDKTKGMNIVFTTTAKTDEEAASLLQLLGMPFEK from the coding sequence TTGACAGCTAGACTAAGAGAAACTTACAAAAGTGAAGTATTTAAAGCCATGATGGATAAGCATGGATATAAGAATGTTATGGAAGTTCCTGTACTTGAAAAGATTACAATTAATATGGGTCTTGGCGAAGCAAAGGAAAATGCTAAGATTATGGAAACTGCCGTTGAAGAATTAGCAATCATCAGTGGACAGAGACCGGTAATCACTAAATCAAAGAAATCTATCGCAAACTTCAAGGTTAGACAGGGTATGCCTGTTGGAGCAAAAGTTACTCTGAGAGGAGACAACATGTTTGAATTTGCTGACAAGCTATTTAACATCGCTCTTCCAAGAGTAAGAGACTTTAAGGGAGTAAGCAAGAATTCATTTGATGGCAGAGGAAACTACTCAATGGGTATCAAAGAACAGTTGATTTTCCCTGAAATCGAATTTGATAAGGTAGATAAGACTAAGGGTATGAATATTGTATTCACTACAACGGCTAAAACTGATGAAGAAGCTGCTTCATTGTTGCAGTTACTTGGCATGCCGTTTGAGAAATAG
- the rplX gene encoding 50S ribosomal protein L24, with protein MHIKKGDTVLVITGKDKGKKGKVLKAMPKENRVVVEGINIQTKHQKQTRTAKSEIKHVEGPIHVSNVMFYDNKAKAPTRIGYTEENGKKVRVSKKTGAVID; from the coding sequence ATGCATATTAAAAAAGGCGATACAGTGTTAGTAATCACTGGTAAAGATAAAGGAAAAAAAGGTAAAGTCCTTAAGGCTATGCCGAAAGAAAATAGAGTTGTTGTAGAAGGAATTAACATCCAGACTAAACATCAGAAACAGACAAGAACTGCTAAATCTGAGATTAAGCATGTTGAAGGTCCAATCCATGTTTCAAACGTTATGTTTTATGACAACAAAGCAAAAGCTCCTACCAGAATTGGATACACAGAAGAAAATGGCAAAAAAGTCAGAGTATCTAAGAAAACTGGGGCAGTAATTGATTAA
- the rplN gene encoding 50S ribosomal protein L14 encodes MIQTETRLKVADNSGAKELLCIRILGGTSRKCANIGDIIVCAVKEATPGGVVKKGDVVKAVIVRTKTGARRNDGSYVKFDQNAAVIIKEDKNPVGTRIFGPVARELRDKSFMKIVSLAPEVL; translated from the coding sequence ATGATTCAGACAGAAACTAGATTAAAGGTTGCTGACAATTCAGGTGCGAAGGAACTTTTATGTATCCGTATTCTTGGCGGTACAAGCCGAAAGTGTGCGAATATTGGAGATATAATTGTTTGCGCTGTTAAAGAAGCAACACCCGGCGGCGTTGTAAAAAAGGGCGACGTTGTAAAGGCTGTAATAGTAAGAACTAAGACTGGCGCTAGAAGAAATGACGGTAGCTATGTAAAGTTCGATCAGAATGCAGCTGTAATTATTAAAGAAGATAAGAATCCAGTGGGTACTCGTATCTTCGGACCAGTAGCTAGAGAACTTAGAGATAAGAGCTTTATGAAGATCGTGTCATTGGCACCAGAAGTATTATAG
- the rpsQ gene encoding 30S ribosomal protein S17 translates to MTVERNRRKTKVGIVVSDKMDKTITVAMEDFVRHSLYGKAVKRTKKVKAHDENNECNIGDKVRIMETRPLSKDKRWRLVNIVEKVK, encoded by the coding sequence ATGACAGTTGAGAGAAACAGAAGAAAGACTAAGGTCGGTATCGTGGTAAGTGATAAGATGGATAAGACTATCACTGTTGCAATGGAAGACTTCGTAAGACATTCCCTTTATGGAAAAGCCGTAAAGAGAACTAAGAAAGTCAAAGCTCACGATGAAAATAACGAATGTAATATCGGAGATAAAGTAAGAATCATGGAAACAAGACCTCTATCAAAAGATAAGAGATGGAGACTTGTTAACATTGTTGAAAAGGTTAAGTAA